The following are encoded in a window of Haloarcula laminariae genomic DNA:
- a CDS encoding methyltransferase domain-containing protein: MYVLELGGQDDPFARREAASAASDVAPLAPGLATARGVTDRARHLAYTHRACELVGTGDPDIGSAEAVLEAAALDREGTVAVRAVDVRASAGIDTQRAERALGGVLTDRGFAVDLERPDHTLYAYFADPAGDDETGDAGGPCCALGWQAVESRRDFGSRRPTDRPFFQPGSMAPLEARALVNVAGARPGATVVDPMCGTGGLLLEAGLVGARAVGGDAQAKMVRGARENLRHVLDGPGHPGGAYPDPGGWDLVRADAARLPLADGAADAVVFDAPYGRQSRIEGDLAPLVSGALAESRRIAPRCVLVADRDWSHLAREAGWTVTDRFERRVHRSLVRHVHVLA, encoded by the coding sequence GTGTACGTCCTCGAACTCGGCGGACAGGACGACCCCTTCGCGCGACGCGAGGCCGCGAGCGCGGCGAGCGACGTGGCCCCGCTCGCGCCCGGCCTCGCCACCGCCCGCGGCGTCACCGACCGCGCCCGCCACCTCGCCTACACACACCGGGCCTGCGAGCTCGTCGGGACCGGCGACCCCGATATCGGGAGCGCGGAAGCCGTCCTCGAAGCGGCCGCGCTCGACCGCGAGGGCACCGTCGCGGTCCGGGCCGTCGACGTGCGGGCCAGCGCGGGTATCGACACCCAGCGGGCCGAGCGAGCGCTGGGCGGCGTCCTCACCGACCGCGGCTTCGCCGTCGACCTGGAGCGCCCCGACCACACCCTCTACGCGTACTTCGCGGACCCCGCCGGCGACGACGAGACCGGCGACGCGGGCGGGCCCTGCTGTGCGCTCGGCTGGCAGGCCGTCGAGTCGCGCCGGGACTTCGGGAGCCGCCGGCCCACCGACCGCCCCTTCTTCCAGCCCGGCAGCATGGCCCCGCTGGAGGCCCGGGCGCTCGTGAACGTCGCCGGCGCGCGACCGGGGGCGACCGTCGTCGACCCGATGTGTGGCACCGGCGGGCTCCTGCTGGAGGCCGGCCTCGTCGGCGCCCGCGCGGTCGGCGGCGACGCACAGGCCAAGATGGTCCGCGGCGCCCGGGAGAACCTCCGGCATGTCCTCGACGGTCCGGGCCATCCCGGCGGCGCGTATCCGGACCCGGGCGGCTGGGACCTCGTCCGCGCGGACGCCGCCCGCCTGCCCCTCGCCGACGGCGCCGCGGACGCCGTCGTCTTCGACGCCCCCTACGGCCGCCAGTCCCGCATCGAGGGGGACCTCGCCCCCCTCGTCTCCGGCGCGCTCGCCGAATCCCGACGAATCGCTCCCCGGTGCGTGCTGGTGGCCGACCGCGACTGGTCCCACCTCGCGCGCGAGGCCGGCTGGACCGTCACCGACCGGTTCGAACGCCGCGTCCACCGGTCGCTGGTCAGGCACGTCCACGTGCTGGCGTGA
- a CDS encoding DNA-directed RNA polymerase, with the protein MYKRVRLRDTVEVPPRHLADVSPGMVKKLLQDKLEGRMDEDVGSVVSVIEVHDIGDGAVLPNKPGVYYEAEFDALTFDPQMQEVVDGEVVEVVNFGAFVGIGPVDGLLHVSQISDEYLAYDEENQQLASRESNRTLGVGDAVRARIVTKSIDERNPRDSKIGLTAKQVGLGKHGWLKEERKKREGPAEAGDS; encoded by the coding sequence ATGTACAAACGGGTACGCCTACGCGATACAGTCGAAGTGCCGCCGCGCCACCTCGCGGACGTCAGTCCGGGGATGGTCAAGAAGCTCCTGCAGGACAAACTGGAGGGTCGGATGGACGAGGACGTCGGCAGCGTCGTCTCCGTCATCGAGGTCCACGACATCGGTGACGGCGCGGTCCTGCCGAACAAGCCCGGCGTCTACTACGAGGCCGAGTTCGACGCCCTGACCTTCGACCCGCAGATGCAGGAGGTCGTCGACGGCGAGGTCGTCGAGGTCGTCAACTTCGGGGCCTTCGTCGGCATCGGTCCCGTCGACGGCCTGCTCCACGTCTCCCAGATTTCCGACGAGTATCTGGCCTACGACGAGGAGAACCAGCAACTCGCCTCCAGAGAGTCCAACCGCACGCTCGGCGTCGGCGACGCCGTCCGGGCCCGCATCGTCACCAAGAGTATCGACGAGCGCAACCCGCGGGACTCCAAGATCGGCCTCACGGCAAAGCAGGTCGGCCTGGGCAAGCACGGCTGGCTCAAGGAGGAGCGCAAGAAGCGAGAGGGCCCAGCGGAAGCCGGTGATAGCTGA
- a CDS encoding DUF188 domain-containing protein gives MIVLDTNALMMPVESEVRLFDELDRLLPTADGYLAPEAVRDELDKLADGAGKEATAASVGRDLLDRCTLAATGADYADDAVLELARRDDVTHAVTNDNPLKRRLLDAGIPVISLRGRNKLDITQP, from the coding sequence ATGATAGTGCTGGACACGAACGCACTCATGATGCCGGTCGAAAGCGAGGTTCGTCTCTTCGACGAACTCGACCGGCTGCTGCCCACCGCCGACGGCTATCTCGCTCCCGAAGCGGTCCGTGACGAACTCGACAAACTGGCCGACGGGGCCGGGAAAGAGGCGACGGCGGCGTCGGTCGGTCGGGACCTGCTCGACCGCTGTACGCTCGCCGCGACCGGGGCCGACTACGCCGACGACGCCGTGCTCGAACTCGCACGGCGAGACGACGTGACACACGCCGTAACGAACGATAACCCCCTCAAACGCCGCCTGCTCGACGCGGGGATTCCAGTAATTAGTTTAAGGGGCCGGAACAAACTGGATATCACTCAACCATAA
- a CDS encoding pyridoxamine 5'-phosphate oxidase family protein, whose protein sequence is MTIERMQLTEMDDGAIRAFLTNQKMGVLGLPTDGTPYLLPMSFRYDDGSTLYFAFVGGPDSRKRTLIEATDRAGFLVYAAESPFNWESVLLSGTVEAVPESEWDDIDSVLATAWRPAVVEAAMETEAVAVYRFGVEEWSGYKHTGLPPGFDPATDA, encoded by the coding sequence ATGACAATTGAAAGGATGCAGCTGACCGAGATGGACGACGGCGCCATTCGGGCGTTCCTGACGAACCAAAAGATGGGCGTGCTGGGGCTCCCGACCGACGGCACCCCGTATCTGCTCCCGATGTCGTTCAGGTACGACGACGGGTCGACGCTGTACTTCGCGTTCGTCGGCGGTCCCGACAGCCGCAAGCGGACGCTCATCGAGGCGACCGACCGCGCCGGGTTTCTGGTCTATGCCGCCGAGAGCCCGTTCAACTGGGAGAGCGTCCTGCTCTCCGGAACCGTCGAGGCCGTCCCCGAAAGCGAGTGGGACGACATCGACTCGGTGCTTGCGACGGCGTGGCGCCCGGCGGTCGTCGAGGCCGCCATGGAGACCGAGGCGGTGGCCGTCTACCGGTTCGGCGTCGAGGAGTGGAGCGGCTACAAACACACCGGGCTCCCGCCCGGGTTCGACCCGGCCACGGACGCTTGA
- the spt4 gene encoding transcription elongation factor subunit Spt4: MADRLVCRDCHRVQGAEIESQCEACGGTSLTEDWAGYVVIAHPEESDIAAEMEVTKPGQYALKVR; the protein is encoded by the coding sequence ATGGCCGATAGATTGGTCTGTCGCGACTGTCACCGCGTCCAGGGCGCCGAAATCGAGAGCCAGTGCGAGGCCTGTGGCGGCACCTCGCTCACGGAGGACTGGGCGGGATACGTCGTCATCGCCCACCCCGAGGAGTCCGACATCGCCGCCGAGATGGAAGTGACGAAACCGGGCCAGTACGCGCTGAAAGTCCGCTAA
- a CDS encoding DUF5787 family protein has protein sequence MREFGFELALCASLERDERLVSRQLGGHVHGRRILDTVVVEGDVPARAAITPDRIPTAAIESDAGTGRARYWKAAFDCHPDRAERAVELAVERGFFERERRGGRTYVRQTARYPDWVDRVTAVENKPDLDRPGDLEAQLRTDVSLALVDSVVLATADYVTRAHLNRIPEEVGIWRFDPDSGEREVVREATQLPTDGPGVERIEGHPGRTDVRPVTTAEKASARTRLAERAYAKGWRTFDYPACAQCSPDGDGLPQCAWKGRPVRASEECGADCGGYEAADPPAVDADELRAQRSPWEPDPDGFRRRQSGLDRFT, from the coding sequence GTGCGGGAGTTCGGATTCGAGCTGGCGTTGTGTGCGTCCCTCGAAAGGGACGAGCGGCTGGTGAGTCGCCAGCTCGGCGGCCACGTCCACGGGCGGCGCATCCTCGACACCGTCGTCGTCGAGGGCGACGTTCCGGCACGGGCCGCCATCACGCCCGACCGCATCCCGACGGCGGCCATCGAGTCCGACGCGGGGACGGGGCGGGCCCGGTACTGGAAGGCGGCCTTCGACTGCCACCCCGACCGGGCCGAGCGGGCCGTCGAACTCGCCGTCGAGCGGGGCTTTTTCGAGCGGGAGCGTCGCGGAGGGCGGACGTACGTCCGCCAGACCGCCCGCTACCCGGACTGGGTCGACCGCGTCACCGCCGTCGAGAACAAGCCCGACCTCGACCGCCCGGGCGACCTCGAAGCCCAGCTCCGGACCGACGTGTCGCTGGCGCTGGTCGATTCGGTGGTGCTGGCGACGGCCGACTACGTCACCCGCGCCCACCTCAACCGCATCCCCGAGGAAGTCGGCATCTGGCGGTTCGACCCCGACAGCGGCGAGCGGGAGGTGGTCCGGGAGGCGACGCAGCTCCCGACCGACGGGCCGGGCGTCGAGCGCATCGAGGGCCACCCCGGCCGGACCGACGTGCGCCCGGTGACCACTGCGGAGAAAGCGAGCGCCCGGACGCGGCTGGCCGAGCGGGCCTACGCGAAGGGGTGGCGGACCTTCGACTATCCGGCGTGTGCCCAGTGTTCGCCCGACGGGGACGGGCTCCCGCAGTGTGCGTGGAAGGGCCGCCCCGTCCGGGCGAGCGAGGAGTGTGGCGCCGACTGTGGCGGGTACGAGGCGGCCGACCCGCCGGCGGTCGACGCCGACGAGCTACGGGCCCAGCGCTCGCCGTGGGAGCCCGACCCCGACGGGTTCCGGCGTCGGCAGTCGGGGCTGGACCGGTTCACCTGA
- a CDS encoding HVO_2922 family protein, translating into MASDGPLSRVYRGRIGTPTTDDEVYGYWLFVVGIVLGVLGLALFYGSPSRSGLREFGYVFAAVGVVALFVGPTMRLPLSRTALFVSYTAALVCLAATLWFSLIYPAGWSGPEGNPAVTLYIGGLALAAVGAVVAPLLTGRAEAYERAQETAAEATAAAEQATETAAQSEVERAELAEELTASESAREDLSALVDATEAELDTAQAAIAAAMESKATFEMFEDKAGKYRWRLRHRNGNVIADSAQGYASRQKAMQGLRSVQTNAAGGAVVLLEDATEDDTVEDVPEVPAPESQATFELFEDAGGEFRWRLRHDNGNVLADGSEGYASKSNVRRALKGVRAYVPGAAYLRVDPVAFEVYADRAGRYRWRLLHKNGEILGDSGEGYETRAAARRAADEVRTLAPDATVGEGFEVYEDSGGEFRWRLTDDEGIVADSGEGYTERNKAVRAVERVQSYAADADLLTVGNAAFEIYEDNGGKWRWRLRHRNGQIMADGGQGFPKRSAAVESIERVKRHGPGAEQSE; encoded by the coding sequence ATGGCATCAGATGGACCGTTATCTAGGGTGTATCGCGGTCGTATCGGGACACCGACCACGGACGACGAAGTGTACGGTTACTGGCTGTTCGTGGTGGGTATCGTGCTGGGCGTCCTCGGACTGGCGCTGTTCTACGGTTCGCCCTCGCGGTCGGGGCTCCGGGAGTTCGGCTACGTCTTCGCCGCGGTCGGCGTGGTCGCGCTCTTCGTCGGCCCGACGATGCGGCTGCCGCTGTCGCGGACGGCGCTGTTCGTCTCGTATACGGCCGCGCTGGTCTGTCTGGCCGCGACGCTGTGGTTCTCTCTCATCTACCCGGCCGGCTGGTCCGGCCCGGAGGGGAACCCCGCGGTCACGCTGTACATCGGCGGGCTGGCGCTGGCGGCGGTCGGCGCCGTCGTCGCGCCCCTGCTGACAGGGCGAGCGGAGGCCTACGAGCGCGCCCAGGAGACCGCCGCCGAGGCCACGGCGGCGGCCGAACAGGCCACTGAGACGGCCGCCCAGTCCGAGGTCGAGCGGGCGGAACTGGCCGAGGAGCTGACCGCCAGCGAGTCGGCCCGGGAGGACCTCTCGGCGCTGGTCGACGCGACCGAGGCCGAACTCGACACCGCACAGGCGGCCATCGCCGCCGCGATGGAGAGCAAGGCCACCTTCGAGATGTTCGAGGACAAGGCCGGGAAGTACCGCTGGCGCCTGCGCCACCGCAACGGCAACGTCATCGCCGACAGCGCACAGGGGTACGCCTCGCGCCAGAAGGCGATGCAGGGGCTGCGAAGCGTCCAGACCAACGCCGCCGGCGGCGCCGTCGTCCTGCTGGAGGACGCCACGGAGGACGACACGGTCGAGGACGTCCCCGAAGTGCCGGCTCCCGAGAGCCAGGCCACCTTCGAACTGTTCGAGGACGCTGGCGGGGAGTTCCGCTGGCGGCTGCGTCACGACAACGGGAACGTGCTGGCGGACGGCAGCGAGGGGTACGCCTCGAAGTCCAACGTCCGGCGGGCGCTCAAGGGCGTCCGCGCCTACGTCCCCGGCGCGGCGTACCTGCGAGTCGACCCGGTCGCCTTCGAGGTGTACGCTGACAGGGCCGGCCGCTATCGCTGGCGCCTGCTCCACAAGAACGGCGAGATTCTGGGCGACAGCGGCGAGGGGTACGAGACGCGGGCCGCGGCCCGCCGCGCCGCCGACGAAGTCAGGACGCTCGCCCCCGACGCGACCGTCGGGGAGGGCTTCGAGGTGTACGAGGACAGCGGCGGGGAGTTCCGCTGGCGGCTCACCGACGACGAGGGTATCGTCGCCGACAGCGGCGAGGGGTACACCGAGCGTAACAAGGCCGTCAGGGCCGTCGAGCGAGTCCAGAGCTACGCCGCCGACGCGGACCTGCTGACCGTCGGCAACGCCGCCTTCGAGATATACGAGGACAACGGCGGGAAGTGGCGCTGGCGCCTGCGCCACCGAAACGGGCAGATCATGGCCGACGGCGGCCAGGGGTTCCCGAAGCGAAGCGCCGCCGTCGAGAGCATCGAGCGGGTCAAGCGCCACGGGCCCGGCGCCGAGCAGTCCGAGTAA
- a CDS encoding GTP-dependent dephospho-CoA kinase family protein, with the protein MADVLLDLPRELRSELKEPMGDIYTDTAALLSDAGAPLVAVGDMVTYHLLEAGRVPDLALVDERTKRSAVEDDVTAAITGFDRTVAVDNPAGTLTHELLAAMRDGLDGDGTTLVDVEGEEDLAALPAVLMAPGTASVVYGQPDEGMVLVAPDGGVRERARSILSRMDGDPDAVFELVERAGEDS; encoded by the coding sequence GTGGCCGACGTTCTCCTCGACCTGCCCCGCGAGCTTCGGAGCGAACTCAAGGAGCCGATGGGCGACATCTACACCGACACAGCGGCGCTGCTTTCCGATGCCGGCGCCCCGCTCGTGGCCGTGGGGGACATGGTCACGTATCACCTCCTGGAGGCCGGGCGAGTCCCCGACCTCGCCTTGGTCGACGAGCGGACCAAGCGGTCGGCGGTCGAGGACGACGTGACCGCCGCCATCACCGGCTTCGACCGGACCGTCGCGGTCGACAACCCGGCGGGGACGCTGACCCACGAACTCCTGGCGGCGATGCGCGACGGCCTGGACGGCGACGGGACGACGCTCGTCGACGTGGAGGGCGAGGAGGACCTGGCGGCGCTGCCGGCCGTCCTCATGGCCCCGGGGACGGCCAGCGTCGTCTACGGACAGCCCGACGAGGGGATGGTGCTGGTCGCGCCCGACGGGGGCGTTCGTGAGCGTGCGCGGTCGATTCTGTCGCGGATGGACGGGGACCCGGACGCCGTTTTCGAACTGGTCGAGCGGGCCGGCGAGGACTCCTAG
- a CDS encoding ATP-binding protein, whose product MSNPELDVVEFLLTTTIYSERRDLDPDDLPPAYRAVFWSDGDIERPLSATTSTAREATGVERPWSAVSGLMFTDRDDFSGTLSFTDRDLAEEWFLERADAAAIEANPVLAAEYGDDYDIDYDAARQGNRPARADRAFIDAMLEEAFDSDDEDDEEMLDLVDVRAPAEVETTLHDLVLTPDQEGEIQKIVKAIEHRDYLARIGLREIGKLLFVGPPGTGKTSVARALAHDLDLPFVEVKLSMITSQYLGETAKNVEKVFEVAKRLSPCILFMDEFDFVAKTRSSDEHAAIKRAVNTLLKSIDEISLIQDEVLLIGATNHPDQLDAAAWRRFDEIVNFPKPDRDMRADILRIVTRQMDITDFDPKTLADLTEGLTGSDLRMVLREAVLEALTEERTTLTQADLEDAIKDFEERDNLKNMDMIDGDHDALVAGGDFTDGEGAASDGGHDHDH is encoded by the coding sequence ATGAGCAATCCGGAACTGGACGTCGTGGAGTTCCTGCTGACGACGACTATCTACAGCGAGCGACGGGACCTCGACCCCGACGACCTGCCGCCGGCCTACCGGGCGGTGTTCTGGAGCGACGGCGACATCGAGCGGCCGCTGTCGGCGACGACGTCGACGGCGCGGGAAGCCACCGGCGTCGAGCGGCCCTGGAGCGCCGTCTCCGGGCTGATGTTCACCGACCGGGACGACTTCTCCGGCACGCTCTCTTTCACCGACCGGGACCTCGCCGAGGAGTGGTTCTTGGAGCGGGCGGACGCGGCCGCTATCGAGGCGAATCCGGTGCTCGCGGCCGAGTACGGCGACGACTACGACATCGACTACGATGCCGCCCGCCAGGGGAACCGCCCCGCGCGAGCGGACCGCGCCTTCATCGACGCGATGCTCGAAGAGGCCTTCGACAGCGACGACGAGGACGACGAGGAGATGCTGGACCTCGTCGACGTCCGCGCTCCCGCTGAGGTCGAGACCACGCTGCACGACCTCGTCCTGACTCCCGACCAGGAGGGCGAGATACAGAAGATCGTCAAGGCCATCGAACACCGCGACTACCTGGCCCGTATCGGCCTGCGCGAGATCGGCAAGCTCCTCTTTGTCGGCCCGCCGGGCACCGGCAAGACCAGCGTCGCGCGGGCGCTGGCCCACGACCTCGACCTCCCCTTCGTCGAGGTGAAGCTGTCGATGATTACGAGCCAGTACCTCGGCGAGACGGCGAAAAACGTCGAGAAGGTCTTCGAGGTGGCAAAGCGGCTCTCGCCCTGCATCCTGTTCATGGACGAGTTCGACTTCGTCGCCAAGACCCGCTCGTCGGACGAACACGCCGCCATCAAGCGCGCGGTCAACACCCTACTGAAGAGCATCGACGAGATATCGCTGATTCAGGACGAGGTCCTGCTCATCGGCGCGACGAACCACCCCGACCAGCTCGACGCCGCGGCGTGGCGCCGCTTCGACGAGATCGTCAACTTCCCCAAACCGGACCGCGACATGCGCGCCGACATCCTCCGCATCGTCACCCGGCAGATGGACATCACCGACTTCGACCCGAAGACGCTGGCCGACCTCACCGAGGGCCTGACCGGCAGCGACCTCCGGATGGTGCTGCGCGAGGCGGTGCTGGAGGCCCTGACCGAGGAGCGGACCACGCTCACCCAGGCGGACCTGGAGGACGCCATCAAGGACTTCGAGGAGCGTGACAACCTCAAGAACATGGACATGATAGACGGTGACCACGACGCCCTGGTCGCGGGCGGGGACTTCACCGACGGGGAGGGCGCGGCCTCCGACGGCGGACACGACCACGACCACTGA
- a CDS encoding rubrerythrin-like domain-containing protein, producing the protein MPRWSDPAPCDDEEQLFECPDCGSRLCSERSTVSCDRCGVEMQNLSVPRPQ; encoded by the coding sequence ATGCCACGGTGGTCAGACCCCGCTCCCTGTGACGACGAGGAACAGCTGTTCGAATGCCCGGACTGCGGCAGTCGGCTCTGTAGCGAGCGCTCGACGGTGAGCTGTGACCGGTGTGGGGTCGAGATGCAGAACCTCTCGGTCCCCCGCCCGCAGTAA
- a CDS encoding universal stress protein gives MTFVVPFDGAPRTVAALERAREFADALGEDLLVVSVIPQNNAAYARERGWLAAGEPFDMATVVTALREQVADIAPDAAFEYESCSRSVTANRIAKPVRKIAKRNGADMVFVGSDSAGRLTTTASSVGNRIATDSSYDVVLVRSK, from the coding sequence ATGACCTTCGTCGTGCCCTTCGACGGCGCGCCGCGCACCGTCGCCGCGCTCGAACGCGCCCGCGAGTTCGCCGACGCGCTCGGGGAGGACCTGCTCGTGGTGAGCGTCATCCCACAGAACAACGCCGCCTACGCCCGGGAGCGCGGCTGGCTGGCCGCCGGCGAGCCCTTCGATATGGCGACGGTCGTGACGGCGCTGCGCGAGCAGGTCGCCGATATCGCGCCCGACGCGGCCTTCGAGTACGAGAGCTGCAGCCGGAGCGTCACGGCCAACCGCATCGCAAAGCCGGTCCGGAAGATAGCCAAGCGAAACGGCGCCGACATGGTGTTCGTCGGTTCCGACAGCGCCGGCCGCCTCACGACGACGGCGTCGAGCGTCGGCAACCGCATCGCCACCGACAGCAGCTACGATGTGGTTCTGGTCAGAAGCAAGTAG
- a CDS encoding response regulator — MGESGQADGTQAAPAHRVLVVDDSEALAAAVAESLEHVDGGLRTAYTTEPAAAVSRLREGRFDCLVTDYEMGDTDGLALVDRDTTDTPFVVFTQRRDERLRTAVADRGGAYLQKGAGREQFRRLATLVRGQLPD; from the coding sequence ATGGGGGAGAGCGGACAGGCGGACGGGACACAGGCGGCCCCGGCGCACCGCGTGCTGGTCGTCGACGACAGCGAGGCGCTCGCGGCCGCCGTCGCGGAGTCGCTGGAACACGTCGACGGCGGGCTCCGGACCGCCTACACCACCGAGCCGGCGGCGGCGGTGTCGCGGCTCCGGGAGGGCCGTTTCGACTGTCTCGTCACGGACTACGAGATGGGCGACACCGACGGGCTGGCGCTCGTCGACCGGGACACGACCGACACGCCCTTCGTCGTCTTCACGCAGCGCCGCGATGAGCGCCTCCGGACTGCCGTCGCGGACCGCGGGGGCGCCTACCTGCAGAAGGGGGCCGGCCGCGAGCAGTTCCGCCGTCTGGCGACGCTGGTCCGCGGGCAGCTTCCGGACTGA
- a CDS encoding MBL fold metallo-hydrolase has protein sequence MEVTLLGTGDTTGTPTVGCDCDTCERARDPDDRLRDALAARGVDASDGVERSRFSVYVENEATGETLLVDVGPDFRHQFLREGVALPDAAVVTHVHFDHLDGLGNAYRLFDDLPVYAADETDPVTGESVAGGIRSRYDYLDTVSVHPQTPYEPFEVAGFEVTLVPVAHPPLLCYGLRIEEPGTGAVLAISGDTCYDVPDRSRELLSGADLALVEGLIHAEACDHHPKGGAHHDENGVPRTFGTKHMTLEGARDFATGIAPDDYRIVHTAHFVPAERAFADDIAVDGERFSL, from the coding sequence ATGGAGGTCACGCTGTTGGGCACCGGCGACACGACGGGCACGCCGACCGTCGGCTGTGACTGTGACACCTGCGAGCGCGCTCGCGACCCCGACGACCGGCTCCGCGACGCGCTGGCCGCCCGGGGCGTGGACGCGAGCGACGGCGTCGAGCGGTCGCGCTTTTCGGTCTACGTCGAGAACGAGGCGACCGGCGAGACGCTGCTCGTCGATGTCGGCCCCGACTTCCGCCACCAGTTCCTGCGGGAGGGGGTCGCCCTGCCCGACGCCGCCGTCGTCACGCATGTCCACTTCGACCACCTCGACGGGCTGGGCAACGCCTATCGGCTGTTCGACGACCTGCCGGTGTACGCGGCCGACGAGACCGACCCCGTGACCGGCGAGAGCGTCGCCGGCGGTATCAGAAGCCGCTACGACTACCTCGACACCGTCTCGGTTCACCCACAGACCCCGTACGAGCCCTTCGAGGTGGCCGGCTTCGAGGTGACGCTCGTCCCCGTGGCCCACCCGCCGCTGCTGTGTTACGGCCTGCGCATCGAGGAGCCCGGGACCGGCGCCGTCCTGGCCATCTCGGGCGATACCTGCTACGACGTGCCCGACCGCTCCCGCGAACTGCTGTCGGGCGCCGACCTGGCCCTGGTCGAGGGACTGATTCACGCCGAGGCCTGCGACCACCACCCGAAAGGCGGTGCCCACCACGACGAGAACGGGGTCCCGCGGACTTTCGGCACGAAACACATGACCCTTGAGGGCGCCCGCGACTTCGCCACCGGTATCGCGCCAGACGACTACCGCATCGTCCACACGGCCCACTTCGTCCCGGCCGAACGGGCCTTCGCCGACGACATCGCCGTCGACGGCGAGCGCTTCTCGCTGTGA
- a CDS encoding translation initiation factor IF-2 subunit gamma: MTSNNQPEVNIGLVGHVDHGKTTLVQALSGEWTDQHSEEMKRGISIRLGYADATFRRCPEEDEPEAFTVSEHCEDHDVDTDHLRTVSFVDAPGHETLMATMLSGAAIMDGAVLVVSATEPVPQAQTEEHLSALDIIGIDNIVIAQNKVDLVDEERAMQNYEQIQEFVEGTVAEGAPVVPISAGQEANIDLLIDAIQREIPTPERDPDADARMMVARSFDINRPGTTYEDLLGGVLGGSLVAGKLEVEDELELRPGREVDEGGKTEWRPVETDVRSLQAGGDFVDEVTPGGLLGVGTGLDPSITKGDALAGQVAGPPGSLPPTHEQFTMDVDLLERIVGDDGGEVEKISTGEPLMLTIGTATTVGSVTSARDEECEVALKRPVCAEPGAKIAINRRVGTRWRLIGVGTLRG; this comes from the coding sequence ATGACATCAAACAACCAACCGGAGGTGAACATCGGACTCGTCGGCCACGTCGACCACGGGAAGACGACCCTGGTACAGGCGCTGTCCGGCGAATGGACCGACCAGCACTCCGAGGAGATGAAGCGCGGAATCTCTATCCGGCTCGGCTACGCCGACGCCACTTTCCGTCGCTGTCCCGAGGAGGACGAACCCGAGGCGTTCACCGTCTCCGAACACTGCGAGGACCACGACGTCGACACCGACCATCTCCGGACGGTGTCGTTCGTGGACGCGCCCGGCCACGAGACGCTGATGGCGACGATGCTGTCGGGGGCCGCTATCATGGACGGCGCCGTACTCGTCGTCTCCGCGACCGAGCCCGTCCCGCAGGCCCAGACCGAGGAACACCTCTCGGCGCTGGACATCATCGGCATCGACAACATCGTCATCGCCCAGAACAAGGTCGACCTCGTCGACGAGGAGCGGGCGATGCAGAACTACGAGCAGATTCAGGAGTTCGTCGAGGGCACCGTCGCCGAAGGCGCGCCGGTCGTCCCCATCAGCGCGGGCCAGGAGGCCAACATCGACCTGCTCATCGACGCCATCCAGCGGGAGATTCCCACCCCCGAGCGCGACCCCGACGCGGACGCCCGCATGATGGTCGCCCGCTCGTTCGACATCAACCGCCCGGGCACCACCTACGAGGACCTGCTGGGCGGCGTACTGGGCGGCTCGCTCGTCGCCGGCAAACTCGAAGTCGAGGACGAACTCGAACTCCGCCCCGGCCGCGAGGTCGACGAGGGCGGCAAGACGGAGTGGCGCCCGGTCGAGACGGACGTCCGCTCCCTGCAGGCCGGCGGCGACTTCGTCGACGAGGTCACGCCCGGCGGACTGCTCGGCGTCGGGACCGGGCTCGACCCCTCGATTACGAAAGGCGACGCGCTGGCCGGTCAGGTCGCCGGCCCGCCCGGCAGCCTGCCGCCGACCCACGAGCAGTTCACGATGGACGTCGACCTGCTCGAACGCATCGTCGGCGACGACGGCGGCGAGGTCGAGAAGATATCGACCGGCGAGCCGCTGATGCTCACCATCGGCACCGCGACGACCGTGGGCTCGGTCACGAGCGCCCGCGACGAGGAGTGTGAGGTCGCGCTCAAACGGCCGGTGTGTGCCGAGCCGGGCGCGAAAATCGCTATCAACCGTCGCGTCGGCACCCGGTGGCGGCTCATCGGCGTCGGCACACTGCGTGGATGA